A window of Exiguobacterium sp. FSL W8-0210 contains these coding sequences:
- a CDS encoding NCS2 family permease, which translates to MARFFDFNGLGTNMRTEFIAGMTTFFAMAYILFVNPNTLAEAGMDAGAVFGATALVAIIGSVTMGLLANYPIALAPGMGLNAFFAYSVVIGMGIPWQTALSGVLVSGLVFMVLTASGIREMIINAIPEPLKMAVAAGIGLFIAFIGLKTGGLVVANEATLVSLGDLSKGTTLLAVFGLVVSAVLMTRGVKGAIFFGMILTAVAGMIFGLIPIPTSLGEVISAPPSIAPTFGQAFLHFDEIFTVQMMIVILTFFFVDFFDTAGTLVAVANQAGLIKENKVPRAGRALIADSTATVAGSILGTSTTVSYIESSAGVAAGGRSGMTAIVTALFFGLALFFSPLLAIITAPVTAPALIIVGVLMAASLLQIDWKKFEYAVPAFLTVIMMPLTYSIATGIAFGFLFYPVTMIAKGRAKDVHPIMYVLSLGFLGYFIWLH; encoded by the coding sequence ATTGCGCGTTTCTTTGATTTCAATGGGCTTGGTACGAACATGCGTACAGAGTTCATCGCCGGCATGACGACATTCTTCGCGATGGCGTATATCTTATTCGTTAACCCGAATACATTAGCCGAAGCGGGAATGGACGCAGGAGCAGTCTTCGGTGCCACAGCACTCGTTGCGATCATCGGTTCCGTTACGATGGGATTACTAGCGAACTATCCAATCGCGCTCGCACCAGGAATGGGACTAAATGCTTTCTTCGCCTACAGCGTCGTCATCGGAATGGGTATTCCATGGCAAACCGCACTTTCAGGCGTTCTCGTCTCAGGTCTCGTCTTCATGGTATTAACAGCTTCAGGTATTCGTGAGATGATCATCAATGCGATTCCAGAACCGTTGAAAATGGCAGTTGCAGCAGGTATCGGATTGTTCATCGCGTTCATCGGATTAAAAACAGGTGGTCTCGTCGTTGCGAATGAAGCAACACTCGTCTCGCTTGGTGATTTAAGTAAAGGAACAACGCTTCTCGCGGTATTTGGTCTTGTCGTATCTGCGGTCCTAATGACGCGTGGTGTCAAAGGGGCGATCTTCTTCGGAATGATCCTAACGGCAGTCGCTGGAATGATCTTCGGTTTGATTCCGATTCCAACAAGTCTTGGTGAAGTCATTTCAGCACCACCAAGCATCGCACCTACATTTGGACAAGCATTCCTTCACTTCGATGAAATCTTCACAGTTCAAATGATGATCGTCATCTTAACTTTCTTCTTTGTTGATTTCTTTGATACAGCAGGTACACTGGTTGCGGTAGCAAACCAAGCCGGTCTGATCAAAGAAAATAAAGTACCACGCGCTGGTCGCGCATTGATCGCTGATTCAACAGCAACAGTAGCAGGTTCGATCCTTGGAACGTCGACGACGGTTTCTTACATCGAGTCAAGTGCAGGGGTTGCAGCAGGTGGTCGTTCAGGAATGACGGCGATCGTCACAGCTTTATTCTTCGGTCTCGCTTTATTCTTCTCACCATTGCTCGCAATCATCACCGCACCGGTCACAGCACCCGCATTGATCATCGTTGGTGTGTTGATGGCAGCTTCACTGCTCCAGATCGATTGGAAAAAATTCGAGTATGCGGTTCCGGCTTTCTTGACCGTCATCATGATGCCATTAACGTATTCGATCGCAACAGGGATTGCATTCGGTTTCCTCTTCTACCCGGTCACGATGATCGCAAAAGGACGAGCAAAGGACGTACACCCAATCATGTACGTATTATCACTTGGATTCCTCGGTTACTTCATCTGGTTGCACTAA